The Blautia obeum ATCC 29174 region CACAGGAACTGTGACACAGTGTGCATTCGGCGGCGGTATTTTCAATACAAGCTGGCAGGACATCCTCAGTGGTCTCGGATGGGGACTCGGATACTTTGGTATGCCACATATCCTGGTTCGTTTCATGTCCATCGAAAAACCTTCCATGATTAAAAAATCTTCGATTGTTGCGATCGTATGGGTAATCATTTCATTATTTTCCGCTGTAATGATCGCTTATTTCGGAAGAATGCTCATGGGTGCCGAACTGCTTACTCAGGGAAATCAGAAGCTCGTCTTCATTGCAATGGCACGTAGATTCTTCCCTGCTGGTATCTGTGGACTGCTGCTGGCAGCTATCATTGCAGCCTCTATTTCCACTGCAGACTCTCAGTTATTAGTTTCCTCCAGTTCCTTCACTGCAGACTTGTACTAGCCTTTCTTCCACAAAAAAGCAACCGAGAAAGAGACCCTGTTCGTAGGACGTGTACTTGTACTTGTTCTCTCACTGATTGCTTTTGTAATTGCTAATTCCAAGGGCAGCGGTGCACAGGCTATCATGGATATGGTCGAAAATGCATGGGATGCCTTTGGTGCCTCCTTCGGACCTACTATCCTGCTGTCTTTGTTCTGGAAACGGTTTAATTATCAGGGTGCTGTAGCCGGTGTCATCTCCGGATTTGTGATCGATCTGGGCTGGCTGTTAACTGGTATGACCGCTTCCACGGGTATCTTTGAAATTGTTCCGGGATTCTTTGGAAGCCTTGTAGTAGCTATTATTGTTGCAAAACTTACTTCTGCACCAAATGAAAAAGCGGTTGCCATTTTTGAACAGGGCACCAGCAAAAACGCTGATTGAGTTCACCGATTCAAGAATGCCTTTGGGCATTCTTGAATCATTTTTTTATTAGTGAAAGCCCCAGTTTCATAATCCCTGCCAAAACCATAACACCAATGGGATTCATCTTTAATTTTTGCAGCAATGCAAAACATATCACAAAAATTATCACCAGGCTCCAATTTGTATTTATCAACTTAATAACTGCAGTTCCCCAGAATGCGGTTATTAAAATTGATATACCTGCAGAAGCGATCATCGCTATGACTGCCGGTCTTAAGGCATTCAATATTCCCTGAAGCATTCCCATCTTTCTATACTTCAAATATACTTTCGCAATGATTATAACGACCACACAGGATGGCAGGATACATCCACCTGTAGCTACAACTGCTCCCGGAATCCCAGCAACTTTAATTCCAACAAAAGTTGCTGCATTTATTGAGATTGGACCCGGAGTCATCTGAGAGATTGTGACCAGATCTGTAA contains the following coding sequences:
- a CDS encoding chromate transporter; this translates as MIYLYLFVSFLQVGMFSFGGGYAAMPLIQEQVVTIHHWLDISEFTDLVTISQMTPGPISINAATFVGIKVAGIPGAVVATGGCILPSCVVVIIIAKVYLKYRKMGMLQGILNALRPAVIAMIASAGISILITAFWGTAVIKLINTNWSLVIIFVICFALLQKLKMNPIGVMVLAGIMKLGLSLIKK